Genomic segment of Rhodospirillaceae bacterium:
CCTGAAAGCGCAGTCGGTCGACAGCGGCCTTCCCGTGGTGTTCGGCCGCGATGACGTGACATACGTCAAGTGCTCGGACGAGCATGGCGTGATCGAGGACCCGGCCGGCGCGCTCGCGATCAATGAAAAGCTGCGCCTCGTGCCCGGCCATTGCGATCCGACCTGCAACGTCCACGACTGGTATGTCGGCGTGCGCGGCGGCAAGGTCGAGACGGTCTGGCCGGTGAGCGCCCGCGGCAAGGCCTACTGATGCCGCCGGAACCGGCCACGCGGGCCGGCCGGCCGGATCCCGCGGGACACGCCGCGGCTGCGGGCGCCGCAGCGAAGGTCCGGATCCCGGTCCTCTCGGACGAGGTCTGCGCCCGGCTGGTCAGCCGGCAGGACGCGTTCGAGGCGGTCGAGGCGGTCTTCGCCGCCACCGCGGCGGGCGCGGCCCGGAACTTTCCGGTCGTGCGCGAGGCGATCGGCCATGGCGATGCGCTCTACGGCTTCAAGTCCGGCTTCGACCGGTCGCGGCTCGTCCTGGGCGTCAAATCCGGCGGCTACTGGCCCGGCAATTCCGACCGGGGCCTGGCCAGGCACCAGTCGACGGTCTTTCTGTTCGACGCCGATACCGGGCAATTGAAGGCATTGGTCGCCGGCAACCACCTGACCGCGATCCGGACGGGCGCTGCTTCGGCCGTTTCCATCGCGCAGCTGGCCCGCAAGGATGCCCGTGTGCTGGGCATCGTCGGCGCCGGCCACCAGGCGCCCTTCCAGCTGCGCGCCGCGGCCGAGCAGCGCGATTTCGAGCGGGTGGTCGCCTGGAGCCCCCATCGCAGGGCGTTGCCGGAGCTGGCCGGGGTTGCGGAGGAGGCCGGCCTGCCGTTCGAGGCGGTCGGCGCCGAGGAGCTTGCCGCCCTGGCGGACGTCATCGTCACCATAACCTCCTCCTTCGCCCCGCTCCTGAAGGCGGACTGGATCAGGCCCGGAACGCATCTGGCCTGCATGGGGACCGACACCAGGGGCAAGCAGGAAGTCGAACCGGCGCTGCTCGCAGCCGCCTCCGTTTTTACCGACGAGGTCGCCCAGTCCGTCTCGATCGGCGAGGCGCAGCACGCCTTCGCCGCGGGGACGATCGCCGAGAGCGCCATCACGCCGCTCGGCGCCGTGATCGACGGGACGCATCCCGGCCGTACGTCGGACGCGGAGATCACCCTGTTCGACGGCACCGGCGTCGGCTTGCAGGACCTGGCCGTCGCCGATCTTGCGCTG
This window contains:
- a CDS encoding ornithine cyclodeaminase family protein — translated: MPPEPATRAGRPDPAGHAAAAGAAAKVRIPVLSDEVCARLVSRQDAFEAVEAVFAATAAGAARNFPVVREAIGHGDALYGFKSGFDRSRLVLGVKSGGYWPGNSDRGLARHQSTVFLFDADTGQLKALVAGNHLTAIRTGAASAVSIAQLARKDARVLGIVGAGHQAPFQLRAAAEQRDFERVVAWSPHRRALPELAGVAEEAGLPFEAVGAEELAALADVIVTITSSFAPLLKADWIRPGTHLACMGTDTRGKQEVEPALLAAASVFTDEVAQSVSIGEAQHAFAAGTIAESAITPLGAVIDGTHPGRTSDAEITLFDGTGVGLQDLAVADLALRRSAGQGGIAFVEL